AATTCAGTATTGATTTTCCCATACGGACAAACAGGAATCATCGGAGTAATCTCCGCTTTCCTTTATTATAAAGGTATAAAAATATTTATTGAAAAACAAATCAAGTAAAAAGAAGTGGCTGGGACAAAAGTCCCAGCCACTTCTTTTTTAGTCTCATTTAGTAGGAATGATTCCTACTAATTTTGCTACGCGTGTAGCTGCTCTTTCTAAATTTCCATCAGCATTTTCAAGAGCCTCTTTTAAAGTCGAAACACGATCTACAATAGGAACGATTACCGATAATCCTTCTTCCGTTGCTCTTTCTAAATTTCCCTTTTCACTTCCTACAAAAGCAATTACGGGAATTTCATATTTCTGAGCAATCCTTGAGATACTGACCGGTACTTTTCCTAATAAACTTTGTTCATCTATTTGACCTTCACCGGTAATTACTAAATCTACTTTTTTTATCTGGTCTTCTAGTTTAAAATCTGAAGAAAGTTGTGTAAAGCCGTTCACAATTTTTCCATTTAAACCATGTCTAATTGCAAATCCAACTCCTCCCGCTGCTCCGTCTCCAGAATGGGACACATTGGTTCCAGATACTGCTTTCAGATATTGTTTCATACGTTGTTCATACTCATCCAACTCTTCTGCTAAGATGCCCTTTTGTTTGCCAAACACCTTCACAGCTCCATCGGGACCCGTCAGTTTAGAAACAACATCTGCTGCAGCTATAAATTCTACTTCAGCAACGAAAGGGTGGATATTTTCAAAATCTAGATACCTTACTTGCCCCAAATCTTTCCCAGTTCCACTTAATTCCTGGTCAGCTGAATTATAAAAAGTAACTCCCAATGCTCGTAAAAGTCCCATACCGCCATCAACAGTGCCTGTACCACCTAGGCCAATGATAATCTTTTTAGCTCCATTTTCCATAGCAGCCTTCACTACTAGTCCGGTTCCATAAGACGATAGATCATTTGGATGAAGATTTTTTT
The Jeotgalibaca sp. MA1X17-3 genome window above contains:
- a CDS encoding glycerate kinase; this encodes MKVLVAIDSFKSSLTSQTANQIVADTFGTFGHAVETFAISDGGEGFVSAYLANDVYQSEYIEVDTFTSYGKPMKAGYIYFKEEKKAIVEIALASGIQFNEEKNLHPNDLSSYGTGLVVKAAMENGAKKIIIGLGGTGTVDGGMGLLRALGVTFYNSADQELSGTGKDLGQVRYLDFENIHPFVAEVEFIAAADVVSKLTGPDGAVKVFGKQKGILAEELDEYEQRMKQYLKAVSGTNVSHSGDGAAGGVGFAIRHGLNGKIVNGFTQLSSDFKLEDQIKKVDLVITGEGQIDEQSLLGKVPVSISRIAQKYEIPVIAFVGSEKGNLERATEEGLSVIVPIVDRVSTLKEALENADGNLERAATRVAKLVGIIPTK